The Methylorubrum populi genome contains a region encoding:
- a CDS encoding amino acid adenylation domain-containing protein produces the protein MPENRLRDDRRAALARLLEEDAAADDAIPRRAGDGPAPLSFPQSRLWFLHRYDPDNPAYHSARAFRLRGILDEAALAAALSRLIERHDALRTVISDADGAPRQHVLPPADLAIARFAVTDDPERAIRAITRKPFDLTRDPPLRVALSEPEPDGVRVLVLVLHHIAGDAWSYAHILGDLTRAYRGALADDDRRGPPLPSPALAYADYALWQRARIESEGAQAALARWRAYLGPSVPVLELPVDRPRAPLGDRPGGRIDFAVDAGLADALTRFCRAEGATPFVVLLAAWQILLGRLSGQTDFCVGVPNAGRNRPELQDLVGFFVNMQVYRARLDPALSFRDVCARLRGEAMAFLADDDVPFERLIAETDLSRDLRHTPVFQSAFNFRPARDAAPLVLDGVRAEPLDADPMSAKFDLTLDVAAGPSGIDCRLEYDAGLIEARTAARWRGHFLTLLGALLARPGQALRDVQILGPAERDELDRLNTPPAEDTTPDLVAMLEAQRDARPGARAIVHAGGTVSHAELHGRADRLAARLRAAGIGPETRVAILLERSPLLFAAMLAVLKAGGAFMPLDPGLPPDRLGFLLRDGAPALLLTQASLAGPLDGSRLPTWLLATDEPDEPGPTAALPATVPHPENLAYLIHTSGSTGRPKGVAVARGALSMHVRAIVRLYAMRPDDLEVQVSGTGFDITQERWLAPLAAGGAVSLTPAPGIAMESWIAQARAAKVTVAFLPPAYANALVGALAGSGTPLPLRLCIVGGEAWGRRAAARAAAAFPGTALVNAYGPTETVIAPLAWPLRAGVLGEGQAPDGVSTPIGFAVGARTAWVLDDGPQPVPVGVAGELYLGGAGLARGYHGRPGATAERFVPDPFGPPGSRLYRTGDRVRRRTDGALEFLGRLDDQVKIRGFRIEPGEIAARLSEHPEVSAATVAAHDAPGGPRLVAYVVPDGAAPGRDEPAFALSAPLETALRAHLAAHLPDYMLPARFVGLARLPLTVNGKLDRAALPEPDWAATGAGDAEGLSEAETALAAIWSELLGVSRVSRHDNFFERGGDSILALQLVTRARRDGFHLTPRHVFEHQSLAALAAHLDACPPASLGDAEPETPRPVPPTPIQRWFLDTPVPNRHHWNQSLVLHPSARLAPRHLAQALHAVIRAHPALRLRFARDARGWHQTCAPVDSHAPEAVENLLGDGDGALLRLREAGDERAFAAIARETQTSLDLEDGPLLRAVLVRGPGPGERLFVAIHHLCVDAVSWRILIDDLETALADLAQGRPIALPAATTGFPSWARGLDALAHAPEHAGRRARWLAEWRACLAGPAATLAPARPEGADTEAERTHLRQAIDADATDALLRRAPKPYRTGIDEILLTALALGLTRHLAAGSASGPLRPVRIALESHGREADASEDGEAAGPRHDLSRSVGWFTSLKPLRLDPLGLDERAGETSGQGRPPAVPDEPWGDDTLGRALCRIKERLRTLPRPGFGHGLLRFCADPETRQALAEIPEPGLTLNYLGQMEAGRAGQAGSRADEGPTFALGSERPAPDRDEGADLGAEMLLTAQVRAGRLILDWSYSRARHDAAAVAGLAESCRDALLALIAHCADPATPGRLTPADLPLAGLDQDGIDAIAETVRRENAGALADLYPLSPLQQGLLFHAQHAPDTPHYRNQLRLDVENLDADRFAAALGETVRAHDALRTAILAETPAGRPLQAVLTEAADPVTVEDWSGTVPEEHDARLDLLAAAERDRGFDLARPPLLRLRLVRTGTARHHLILTLHHIVLDGWSTARLVAEWLERYRSGTASPPRGRFRDLIAWTARQDRARSEAFWRAQTALLDEPTLVADSFAPSAAAVPGAGDADLRLCLDEPAAARLLHRARASRLTLNTLVQAAWIRLIAARTGARSVCFGATVAGRPENLPGADTVLGLFINTLPVIVGLDPDRPLAAWLSDLQDLNLALREHGHVPLAEIQRLAGRSGRPLFDSLIVFENYPVGDALAALAGPGALRFGRLRSVESTHYPLTLTVHLRGAAAETADGTAGARLDLRLGYDPARVGADEARATLDQLATGLDALAAAEPDTPLGAIPALTHRPDEDEWNATARAFAPPASSVLDLIAIQVAARPGAIAVCDDSHTLSFAELDARSTRLARRLRAQGAGPDTLVGLALERGCALPTAVLAILKAGAAFLPMLPDLPRARLDEMVREAGLRLLLTDRTLAPALPDRRDHPDLAVITIEQDEEEHGLDAAPLPPPHPDSLAYCVYTSGSTGRPKGCANTHRALLNRLRWGQDDDPLGPDDVLLQKTPLSFDIAIYELLWPPMAGSRLAMAPPGAHRDPQALRALITRHRVSHVHFVPSMLAAFVAAGELDACTGLRRILCTGEALPPPLQEAVLARSPARLVNLYGPTEAAIEVTAWTCRSEPGAASVPIGHPIANTAIHLLDADLHPVPSGVAGELYIGGVGLARGYRGRAGTTAERFVPDPLGAPGARLYRTGDRARRRADGALEFLGRLDEQVKIRGFRIEPGEVAARLAGHAGVAAAAVIAAPAPGGLRLVAYVVPEGGAEATDAAAPTALDAGFEAALRAHLAVQLPDYMVPTRFVGLARLPLSANGKLDRRALPLPDWTGATEAEAGEAPRGETETALAAIWCAVLGLERVARHDNFFERGGDSILATRVVSRLRQEHGIELPLHRLFEAATLADLAAGLDLSGRAGAEIDAMSDLLDALEHVG, from the coding sequence ATGCCGGAAAACCGCCTGCGGGACGACCGGCGCGCGGCGCTGGCGCGCCTTCTCGAAGAGGACGCCGCGGCGGACGACGCGATCCCGCGCCGCGCGGGCGACGGGCCGGCGCCGCTGTCCTTCCCGCAGAGCCGGCTCTGGTTCCTGCACCGCTACGATCCCGACAACCCGGCCTACCACTCGGCACGCGCCTTCCGCCTGAGGGGAATCCTCGACGAGGCCGCCCTGGCCGCGGCGCTCTCCCGCCTGATCGAGCGCCACGACGCCCTGCGCACGGTGATCTCGGACGCCGACGGCGCGCCGCGGCAGCACGTGCTGCCGCCGGCCGATCTCGCGATCGCACGCTTCGCGGTCACGGACGACCCGGAGCGGGCCATCCGCGCCATCACCCGGAAACCCTTCGATCTCACCCGCGATCCGCCCCTGCGCGTCGCGCTGTCCGAGCCCGAGCCGGACGGGGTGCGCGTCCTCGTCCTGGTGCTGCATCACATCGCGGGCGACGCCTGGTCCTATGCCCATATCCTCGGCGACCTGACGCGGGCCTATCGCGGCGCGCTCGCGGACGATGACCGGCGCGGGCCCCCGCTGCCGTCCCCGGCCCTGGCTTACGCCGACTACGCGCTCTGGCAGCGCGCGCGCATCGAGAGCGAAGGCGCGCAGGCCGCGCTGGCGCGCTGGCGGGCCTATCTCGGCCCGTCCGTGCCGGTGCTCGAACTCCCGGTCGACCGCCCGCGCGCTCCCCTCGGCGACCGGCCGGGCGGGCGCATCGACTTCGCCGTCGATGCCGGACTCGCCGACGCGCTCACCCGCTTCTGCAGGGCGGAGGGCGCGACGCCCTTCGTCGTGCTGCTCGCAGCCTGGCAGATCCTGCTCGGACGCCTGAGCGGTCAGACGGATTTCTGCGTCGGCGTGCCCAATGCCGGGCGCAACCGGCCGGAACTCCAGGATCTCGTCGGCTTCTTCGTCAACATGCAGGTCTATCGGGCCCGGCTCGATCCGGCCCTGAGCTTCCGCGATGTCTGCGCGAGGCTGCGCGGCGAGGCCATGGCCTTCCTGGCCGACGACGACGTGCCCTTCGAGCGCCTGATCGCGGAGACGGACCTGTCGCGCGACCTGCGCCACACGCCCGTCTTCCAGTCCGCCTTCAATTTCCGGCCGGCGCGGGACGCCGCCCCGCTCGTCCTCGACGGGGTGCGCGCCGAGCCTCTCGACGCCGACCCGATGAGCGCGAAGTTCGATCTGACCCTCGATGTCGCCGCCGGCCCCTCCGGCATCGACTGCCGGCTCGAATACGACGCCGGGCTGATCGAGGCGCGGACCGCCGCGCGCTGGCGCGGCCACTTTCTCACCCTGCTCGGCGCCTTGCTCGCCCGTCCCGGGCAAGCCCTCCGCGACGTGCAGATCCTCGGCCCGGCCGAGCGGGACGAACTCGACCGGCTGAACACGCCGCCCGCCGAGGACACGACACCCGACCTCGTCGCGATGCTGGAGGCGCAGCGCGACGCACGGCCCGGGGCGCGGGCGATCGTGCATGCGGGCGGCACGGTGAGCCATGCCGAGCTGCACGGGCGCGCGGACCGGCTGGCGGCGCGCCTGCGCGCGGCGGGCATCGGGCCGGAAACGCGCGTCGCGATCCTGCTGGAGCGCTCGCCCCTGCTGTTCGCGGCGATGCTCGCAGTGCTGAAGGCCGGCGGCGCCTTCATGCCGCTCGATCCCGGCCTGCCGCCCGACCGCCTCGGCTTCCTCCTGCGCGACGGCGCGCCCGCCCTGCTGCTGACGCAGGCGAGTCTCGCCGGGCCTCTCGACGGCTCCCGGCTGCCGACATGGCTGCTCGCGACGGACGAACCGGACGAGCCGGGCCCGACGGCGGCTCTCCCCGCCACCGTCCCGCATCCCGAAAACCTCGCCTACCTGATCCACACCTCGGGCTCGACCGGCCGGCCCAAGGGCGTGGCCGTGGCGCGCGGGGCCCTGTCGATGCATGTCCGGGCGATCGTCCGACTCTACGCGATGCGTCCCGACGACCTCGAAGTGCAGGTCTCGGGGACCGGCTTCGACATCACGCAGGAGCGCTGGCTGGCGCCGCTCGCCGCAGGCGGCGCCGTCAGCCTGACGCCCGCACCCGGCATCGCGATGGAATCCTGGATCGCGCAGGCGCGTGCGGCGAAGGTCACCGTCGCCTTCCTGCCGCCGGCCTACGCCAACGCGCTGGTCGGCGCCCTGGCCGGATCGGGCACGCCGCTCCCGCTGCGGCTCTGCATCGTCGGCGGCGAGGCCTGGGGACGGCGCGCGGCCGCCCGCGCGGCCGCAGCGTTCCCCGGGACCGCGCTCGTCAACGCCTACGGGCCGACCGAGACGGTGATCGCGCCGCTCGCCTGGCCCCTCCGGGCGGGCGTGCTGGGCGAGGGACAGGCGCCGGACGGCGTCTCCACGCCGATCGGGTTCGCGGTCGGCGCGCGAACGGCCTGGGTGCTCGACGACGGCCCGCAACCGGTGCCGGTCGGCGTGGCGGGCGAGCTGTATCTCGGCGGCGCCGGCCTCGCACGCGGCTACCACGGACGCCCGGGCGCGACCGCCGAACGCTTCGTCCCGGACCCGTTCGGACCGCCCGGTTCGCGCCTCTACCGCACCGGCGACCGCGTCCGGCGCAGGACGGACGGCGCGCTGGAATTCCTCGGCCGCCTCGACGACCAAGTGAAGATCCGCGGTTTCCGCATCGAGCCCGGCGAGATCGCCGCGCGGCTCTCGGAGCATCCGGAGGTGAGCGCGGCGACGGTCGCCGCCCACGACGCGCCGGGCGGCCCGCGGCTCGTCGCCTACGTCGTGCCGGACGGCGCCGCGCCGGGCCGGGACGAACCGGCCTTCGCGCTGTCCGCGCCCCTGGAGACGGCCCTGCGCGCCCATCTCGCGGCGCACCTGCCCGACTACATGCTGCCCGCCCGCTTCGTCGGCCTCGCCCGCCTGCCCCTGACGGTGAACGGAAAGCTCGACCGCGCCGCATTGCCCGAACCGGATTGGGCCGCGACCGGAGCCGGCGATGCGGAAGGGCTGAGCGAGGCCGAGACGGCCCTGGCCGCGATCTGGAGCGAACTGCTCGGCGTGAGCCGCGTCTCGCGCCACGACAACTTCTTCGAGCGCGGCGGCGATTCCATCCTCGCGCTGCAACTCGTCACCCGCGCGCGGCGCGACGGCTTCCATCTCACGCCGCGCCATGTGTTCGAGCACCAGAGCCTCGCCGCGCTCGCCGCTCACCTCGACGCGTGTCCGCCCGCGTCCCTCGGGGATGCCGAGCCCGAGACGCCGAGGCCGGTCCCGCCGACACCGATCCAGCGCTGGTTCCTCGACACGCCGGTCCCGAACCGGCATCACTGGAACCAGTCCCTCGTCCTGCATCCGAGCGCGCGGCTCGCTCCGCGGCATCTCGCGCAGGCCCTGCACGCGGTGATCCGCGCCCATCCGGCCCTGCGCCTGCGCTTCGCCCGCGACGCGCGAGGCTGGCACCAGACCTGCGCGCCCGTCGATTCGCACGCGCCGGAGGCCGTCGAGAACCTCCTCGGAGACGGCGACGGGGCGCTGCTCCGGCTGCGGGAGGCCGGCGACGAGCGGGCCTTCGCCGCCATCGCCCGGGAGACACAGACGAGCCTCGATCTCGAGGATGGGCCGCTCCTGCGCGCCGTCCTCGTCCGTGGGCCCGGACCGGGCGAGCGGCTGTTCGTCGCGATCCACCACCTGTGCGTCGATGCCGTCTCGTGGCGCATCCTGATCGACGACCTCGAGACCGCGCTCGCCGACCTCGCGCAGGGCCGACCCATCGCGCTGCCGGCGGCCACGACCGGATTTCCGAGCTGGGCGCGCGGCCTCGACGCGCTGGCACACGCGCCCGAACATGCCGGCCGCCGCGCCCGCTGGCTCGCGGAGTGGCGGGCCTGCCTCGCCGGGCCGGCCGCGACGCTCGCCCCCGCCCGCCCGGAGGGCGCCGACACCGAGGCGGAGCGCACGCATCTGCGTCAGGCGATCGACGCCGACGCGACGGACGCCCTGCTGCGGCGGGCGCCGAAGCCCTATCGCACCGGGATCGACGAGATCCTCCTGACCGCCCTGGCGCTGGGTCTGACCCGTCACCTCGCCGCCGGTTCCGCTTCCGGGCCGCTGCGTCCGGTTCGGATCGCCCTGGAGAGCCACGGGCGCGAGGCCGACGCGTCGGAAGACGGTGAGGCGGCCGGACCGCGGCACGACCTCAGCCGCAGCGTGGGCTGGTTCACCAGCCTCAAGCCCCTGCGTCTCGATCCGCTCGGCCTCGATGAGCGTGCCGGCGAAACATCGGGACAGGGCCGTCCGCCCGCCGTGCCGGACGAGCCCTGGGGCGACGACACGCTCGGGCGCGCGCTCTGCCGGATCAAGGAACGGCTGCGCACCCTGCCGCGACCCGGCTTCGGGCACGGGCTGCTGCGCTTCTGCGCCGATCCCGAAACCCGGCAGGCGCTGGCCGAGATCCCCGAGCCGGGCCTCACCCTCAACTATCTCGGGCAGATGGAGGCGGGCCGTGCCGGGCAGGCCGGCTCCCGCGCGGACGAGGGGCCGACCTTCGCCCTCGGAAGCGAGCGGCCCGCCCCCGACCGGGACGAAGGTGCGGACCTGGGCGCCGAGATGCTCCTCACCGCCCAGGTCCGCGCCGGCCGCCTCATCCTCGACTGGAGCTACAGCCGCGCCCGTCACGACGCGGCGGCGGTCGCCGGCCTCGCCGAGTCCTGCCGCGACGCGCTGCTCGCCCTGATCGCCCACTGCGCCGATCCGGCCACGCCCGGCCGGCTCACGCCCGCCGACCTGCCGCTCGCCGGACTCGACCAGGACGGGATCGATGCGATCGCCGAAACGGTGCGGCGCGAAAACGCGGGGGCGCTCGCCGACCTCTATCCCCTCTCGCCCCTGCAGCAGGGACTGCTCTTCCACGCCCAGCACGCACCCGACACGCCGCATTACCGCAACCAACTGCGCCTCGACGTCGAGAACCTCGATGCGGACCGCTTCGCGGCGGCCCTCGGCGAGACCGTCCGCGCCCATGACGCCCTGCGCACGGCGATCCTCGCCGAGACGCCGGCCGGACGACCGCTCCAGGCGGTGCTGACCGAGGCGGCCGATCCGGTCACCGTCGAGGATTGGAGCGGGACGGTCCCGGAGGAGCACGACGCGAGGCTCGACCTCCTGGCCGCAGCGGAGCGAGACCGCGGCTTCGATCTCGCCCGGCCGCCGCTGCTGCGGCTGCGGCTGGTGCGCACCGGCACGGCGCGCCACCACCTGATCCTGACGCTGCACCACATCGTGCTCGACGGCTGGAGCACGGCCCGCCTCGTCGCGGAATGGCTCGAACGCTACCGGTCCGGAACCGCTTCGCCGCCGCGCGGGCGCTTCCGCGACCTGATCGCCTGGACCGCCCGTCAGGACAGGGCGCGCTCGGAGGCGTTCTGGCGCGCGCAGACGGCGCTGCTCGACGAGCCCACCCTCGTCGCCGACAGCTTCGCGCCGTCGGCGGCCGCCGTCCCGGGTGCGGGCGACGCCGACCTCCGCCTGTGTCTCGACGAGCCGGCCGCGGCCCGCCTGCTCCACCGTGCCCGCGCGAGCCGGCTGACGCTCAACACCCTGGTTCAGGCCGCCTGGATCCGCCTGATCGCCGCGCGCACCGGCGCGCGCAGCGTCTGCTTCGGTGCGACCGTCGCCGGCCGCCCCGAGAACCTGCCGGGCGCCGACACCGTGCTCGGGCTCTTCATCAACACGCTGCCGGTCATCGTCGGGCTCGATCCCGATCGGCCGCTCGCGGCTTGGCTGTCGGACCTTCAGGACCTCAACCTCGCCCTGCGCGAGCACGGCCACGTGCCGCTCGCCGAGATTCAGCGCCTCGCGGGCCGATCCGGCCGCCCGCTGTTCGACAGCCTGATCGTCTTCGAGAATTACCCCGTCGGCGACGCCCTCGCCGCCCTGGCGGGCCCGGGAGCCCTGCGGTTCGGCCGACTCAGGTCGGTCGAGAGCACGCACTATCCGCTCACCCTCACCGTCCACCTGCGCGGCGCGGCGGCGGAGACGGCGGACGGGACGGCGGGGGCGCGGCTCGACCTGCGCCTGGGCTACGACCCGGCCCGGGTCGGGGCGGACGAGGCACGCGCGACCCTCGACCAGCTCGCCACCGGGCTCGACGCCCTCGCCGCCGCCGAACCCGACACTCCCCTCGGCGCCATCCCCGCCCTCACGCACCGGCCCGACGAGGACGAGTGGAACGCGACGGCGCGGGCGTTCGCGCCGCCGGCTTCGAGCGTCCTCGACCTGATCGCGATCCAAGTCGCGGCCCGGCCCGGGGCGATCGCCGTCTGCGACGACAGCCACACCCTCAGCTTCGCCGAACTCGACGCCCGCAGCACCCGCCTCGCCCGGCGCCTGCGCGCGCAGGGCGCCGGACCCGACACCCTGGTCGGCCTTGCCCTCGAACGCGGCTGCGCCCTGCCCACGGCCGTGCTCGCCATCCTCAAGGCCGGCGCCGCCTTCCTGCCGATGCTGCCCGACCTCCCCCGCGCCCGCCTCGACGAGATGGTCCGCGAGGCCGGCCTGCGCCTGCTGCTCACCGACCGAACCCTCGCCCCCGCCCTGCCCGACCGCCGCGACCATCCCGACCTCGCCGTGATCACGATCGAACAGGACGAGGAAGAACACGGCCTCGACGCGGCGCCGCTGCCGCCGCCGCATCCCGACAGCCTCGCCTACTGCGTCTACACCTCCGGCTCCACCGGACGGCCCAAGGGATGCGCCAACACCCATCGCGCCCTGCTCAACCGCCTGCGCTGGGGACAGGACGACGATCCGCTCGGGCCCGACGACGTTCTCCTCCAGAAGACGCCCCTCAGCTTCGACATCGCCATCTACGAACTGCTCTGGCCGCCGATGGCCGGCAGCCGTCTGGCGATGGCCCCGCCCGGCGCGCATCGCGACCCGCAGGCCCTGCGCGCGCTGATCACCCGCCACCGCGTCAGCCACGTCCACTTCGTGCCCTCCATGCTCGCCGCCTTCGTCGCCGCGGGCGAGCTCGACGCCTGCACCGGCCTGCGGCGCATCCTGTGCACGGGCGAGGCGCTGCCGCCGCCGCTGCAGGAGGCGGTGCTGGCCCGCTCCCCGGCCCGGCTGGTCAACCTCTACGGCCCGACCGAGGCGGCGATCGAGGTCACCGCCTGGACCTGCCGGAGCGAGCCGGGGGCGGCGAGCGTGCCGATCGGCCACCCGATCGCCAACACCGCCATCCACCTGCTGGACGCCGACCTCCACCCGGTTCCTTCAGGCGTGGCGGGGGAGCTGTACATCGGCGGGGTCGGGCTGGCGCGGGGCTACCGCGGCCGGGCGGGCACCACCGCCGAGCGCTTCGTGCCCGACCCGCTCGGCGCGCCGGGGGCGCGGCTGTACCGGACCGGCGACCGGGCCCGGCGGCGGGCGGACGGGGCGCTGGAGTTCCTCGGCCGGCTCGACGAGCAGGTGAAGATCCGTGGTTTTCGCATCGAGCCCGGCGAGGTGGCCGCGCGCCTGGCGGGCCATGCGGGGGTGGCCGCGGCCGCGGTGATCGCCGCACCGGCCCCGGGCGGCCTGCGGCTGGTCGCCTACGTCGTGCCGGAGGGCGGCGCCGAAGCAACCGACGCGGCGGCGCCGACCGCGCTCGATGCGGGGTTCGAGGCGGCCCTGCGCGCGCACCTCGCCGTGCAACTGCCCGACTACATGGTGCCGACCCGCTTCGTCGGGCTGGCGCGGCTTCCGCTCAGCGCCAACGGCAAGCTCGACCGGCGGGCCCTGCCGCTGCCGGACTGGACCGGAGCAACCGAGGCCGAGGCGGGCGAGGCGCCTCGGGGCGAGACCGAGACGGCGCTCGCCGCGATCTGGTGCGCGGTGCTCGGCCTGGAGCGCGTCGCCCGCCACGACAACTTCTTCGAGCGCGGCGGCGATTCCATCCTGGCCACGCGCGTGGTCTCGCGTCTGCGGCAGGAACACGGGATCGAGCTGCCCCTGCACCGTCTGTTCGAGGCGGCGACGCTGGCCGATCTCGCCGCGGGCCTCGACCTGTCCGGGCGCGCGGGCGCCGAGATCGACGCGATGAGCGACCTGCTCGACGCGCTGGAGCACGTCGGATGA
- a CDS encoding amino acid adenylation domain-containing protein: MSVAEPGRETRALTPEQRACLAPDGSAPVLRATIPLAGIDPERLRGRLDALAARHDILRTAFRPAPGFRGLRQSAILPPTIPLTEGGDPAGALAPERGVTLAVALTPGTDGAARLDLAASALALDRGSLGRLLRELADAHGVAAAAEDPPTYAAYAAWRAEVAADDADGEGRAHWQAQRGAQAPLHLPCRRSESEAATARPIRLDRTAEPALAGALAQALARADLAASGAEAVLQAAWWLLVSRLAARSEIRVGWHHDCRRDYDIFAGTLGVFEKTLPLALSLVPEDSVASLSGRLARTLDAHRGFQEQCPPDEAGTVGFALGHADRPDGAVLPGPDRFELCLEPSLDADGRLESLVLHADARRYDEAALACLLGQYAAILARLTEHALTPFPAYPILGAAEEARLLAFGRPGAAALPEATLPALIAAHAKTAPDAPALTDRDATLSYAELEDRVARLGARLAARGVGPERIVALDMPRSPDLVVAILGVWRAGGAYLPLDPSWPRARRDRILALAEPVLTLTEADCDETGSARRAADPGDAARMAAVIFTSGSTGTPKGVVIEHAQVRAYTEAVIAALGLAENRRFALTSTVAADLGNTMLFAALRLGACLVVAREDEMADGPAFARFLRERAVDCAKLVPSHLAALLDTEAPTLPKHLVLGGEPSSAALVARIRAIAPETRIANHYGPTECCVGVIVHAVGTQEAVPPEGLPLTRVLAGSEAVILDEEGRLAPTGIAGILHVGGAQLCRGYLPSTAGEAAGDTLFVPNPFGPGRLYRTGDRARYRPEGGLAILGRADDQLKLNGHRVEPGEVEAALAGLDGVSQAAVRAWTREGGEARLAAYAVAPGRDADDLRARLAERLPAPMLPAAFVLLDAMPRLANGKIDRAALPEPAITAGGFTAPRTALETVLADAMADLLRRPPGTIGARDDFFEAGGHSLLVIKLTARIRKLLRIEIQPGLVFDHRSPAALALALGAQAAPDALEETARLRLELAAMSEAERTALAGDIR, from the coding sequence GTGTCCGTCGCGGAGCCCGGACGGGAAACCCGGGCGCTGACCCCGGAGCAGCGCGCCTGCCTCGCACCGGACGGCAGCGCCCCCGTCCTGCGCGCCACGATCCCGCTCGCCGGAATCGACCCCGAGCGCCTGCGCGGCAGGCTCGACGCCCTGGCGGCCCGCCACGACATCCTGCGCACGGCCTTCCGCCCCGCGCCGGGCTTCCGCGGCCTGCGCCAGTCCGCGATCCTGCCGCCGACGATCCCGCTGACCGAGGGGGGCGATCCCGCCGGGGCGCTCGCGCCGGAGCGCGGCGTCACGCTGGCGGTCGCGCTCACGCCCGGCACGGACGGCGCTGCGCGGCTCGATCTCGCGGCGAGCGCCCTCGCGCTCGACCGCGGCAGCCTCGGCCGGCTGCTGCGCGAACTCGCCGACGCGCACGGCGTCGCCGCCGCCGCGGAGGATCCGCCGACCTACGCCGCCTACGCGGCATGGCGCGCCGAGGTCGCCGCCGACGATGCGGACGGCGAGGGCCGCGCCCACTGGCAGGCGCAACGCGGCGCTCAGGCACCGCTGCATCTCCCCTGCCGCCGCAGCGAGTCCGAGGCGGCGACGGCCCGCCCGATCCGCCTGGATCGGACGGCCGAGCCGGCTCTGGCGGGCGCCCTCGCGCAGGCCCTCGCCCGGGCGGATCTCGCCGCGTCCGGGGCGGAGGCCGTGCTTCAGGCGGCATGGTGGCTGCTGGTCAGCCGCCTCGCCGCGCGCTCCGAGATCCGCGTCGGCTGGCATCACGATTGCCGCCGCGACTACGACATCTTCGCGGGCACGCTCGGCGTCTTCGAGAAGACGCTGCCGCTCGCCCTGAGCCTGGTGCCGGAGGATAGCGTCGCCTCCTTGAGCGGGAGGCTCGCGAGGACGCTCGACGCGCATCGCGGCTTCCAGGAGCAATGCCCGCCGGACGAGGCCGGCACGGTCGGCTTCGCCCTCGGTCATGCGGACCGGCCGGACGGCGCGGTCCTCCCCGGCCCGGACCGCTTCGAACTCTGCCTCGAACCGAGCCTGGACGCGGACGGGCGGCTCGAGTCGCTGGTGCTGCATGCCGATGCGCGCCGCTACGACGAAGCCGCGCTGGCCTGCCTGCTCGGCCAGTACGCCGCGATCCTCGCACGCCTGACCGAGCACGCGCTCACGCCCTTCCCGGCCTATCCGATCCTCGGGGCCGCGGAGGAGGCGCGGCTCCTCGCCTTCGGCCGGCCGGGAGCGGCGGCGCTTCCCGAGGCGACCCTGCCGGCGCTGATCGCCGCGCACGCGAAGACGGCGCCGGACGCTCCGGCGCTGACGGACAGGGATGCGACGCTGAGCTACGCCGAACTGGAAGACCGCGTCGCCCGCCTCGGCGCACGGCTCGCGGCGCGCGGCGTCGGACCGGAACGGATCGTCGCGCTCGACATGCCGCGCTCGCCCGACCTCGTCGTGGCGATTCTCGGCGTCTGGCGCGCGGGCGGGGCGTACCTGCCGCTCGACCCGTCCTGGCCGCGGGCGCGGCGCGACCGGATCCTCGCGCTCGCCGAGCCCGTCCTCACGCTGACGGAAGCGGACTGCGACGAGACGGGAAGCGCGCGCCGCGCGGCCGATCCGGGGGATGCGGCGCGGATGGCCGCGGTGATCTTCACCTCCGGTTCGACCGGCACGCCGAAGGGCGTCGTCATCGAGCACGCGCAGGTGCGCGCCTACACCGAGGCGGTGATCGCGGCACTGGGGCTCGCGGAGAACCGCCGCTTCGCCCTGACCTCGACGGTGGCGGCCGACCTCGGCAACACCATGCTGTTCGCGGCCCTGCGCCTCGGTGCATGCCTCGTCGTCGCCCGTGAGGACGAGATGGCCGACGGGCCGGCCTTCGCGCGGTTCTTGCGCGAGCGGGCCGTCGATTGCGCCAAGCTCGTGCCCTCGCACCTCGCCGCGCTCCTCGATACGGAGGCGCCCACGCTTCCGAAACACCTCGTGCTCGGGGGCGAGCCGAGTTCGGCCGCGCTGGTGGCCCGCATCCGCGCCATCGCGCCGGAGACGCGGATCGCCAACCATTACGGACCGACGGAGTGCTGCGTCGGCGTCATCGTGCACGCGGTCGGGACTCAAGAGGCGGTGCCCCCCGAGGGCCTGCCGCTGACCCGGGTGCTCGCCGGCAGCGAGGCGGTGATCCTCGACGAAGAGGGCAGGCTCGCGCCGACCGGCATCGCCGGCATCCTGCACGTCGGCGGCGCCCAGCTCTGCCGCGGCTACCTGCCGTCCACCGCCGGCGAGGCGGCCGGCGACACACTCTTCGTGCCGAACCCGTTCGGTCCCGGGCGGCTCTACCGGACCGGCGACCGCGCCCGCTACCGCCCCGAGGGCGGGCTCGCGATCCTCGGCCGCGCCGACGACCAGCTCAAGCTCAACGGGCACCGCGTCGAACCCGGCGAGGTCGAGGCGGCGCTCGCAGGCCTCGACGGCGTGTCTCAGGCGGCCGTCCGGGCCTGGACCCGCGAAGGCGGGGAGGCTCGGCTCGCAGCCTACGCGGTGGCTCCGGGCCGCGACGCGGACGACCTGCGCGCCCGGCTCGCCGAGCGCCTGCCCGCGCCGATGCTGCCCGCCGCTTTCGTGCTGCTCGATGCGATGCCGCGCTTGGCCAACGGCAAGATCGATCGCGCCGCCCTGCCGGAGCCCGCGATCACGGCGGGGGGCTTCACGGCGCCGCGCACCGCGCTCGAAACGGTGCTGGCCGATGCGATGGCCGACCTGCTCAGGCGACCGCCCGGGACGATCGGCGCTCGGGACGACTTCTTCGAAGCCGGCGGCCACTCCCTGCTGGTCATCAAGCTGACGGCCCGGATCCGCAAGCTCCTCAGGATCGAGATCCAGCCGGGACTCGTCTTCGACCACCGCAGCCCGGCCGCGCTCGCGCTCGCGCTCGGCGCCCAGGCGGCGCCCGACGCGCTGGAGGAGACCGCCCGCCTCCGGCTCGAACTCGCCGCGATGAGCGAGGCCGAGCGCACGGCGCTCGCCGGGGACATCCGGTGA